The following DNA comes from Triticum aestivum cultivar Chinese Spring chromosome 3D, IWGSC CS RefSeq v2.1, whole genome shotgun sequence.
ATTCTCACCTGTTAACCTAATCTCATTATCGACTAAAACAATGACAAGTAATACTAGATAATAATAATGTAATAGTGTCAGTGTGTAATTTCTAGTCACATACTCTGGCTAGTGGGTCTGGCTGTCATTGCAGATTAGCTAGTATGTTTGGATCAAATCCCATTATCACCAGGAGTTGCGGAACAGTTTGAACAACCAGTATGCACTGCCTCAAATTCTGTAAGAGAACCCACGTGCAAAAACAGTGCCCTTAAACAAGAGCAAGTTAGCAACACATCACAGGTTGTTCAAACTTGACCCATCCAAATTACTCTCAAATTAACAAAGTCTCACAGAACTAAGAAACCCAACAAGATAATCGTCTAATGATATAGATTAGGGTTTCATGCTCAACGACTCCCTCGTTTTGGAGATGAGCCACACAGTTTTCAACTCCCAGACTGACCCAGAGTTCAAGATCATCGTAGCAGCAGCATGCAAGACATGCTTCAGGATGACATTTCTAGCGGCGGACGATGTAGACCATCATCGTCAGCAGCTCCTCGCTCTTCAGCAGCTTGAAGAGGCAGAGGTCCCCCTCCCGCAGGTGGTTGTCGCGGGCGAAAGATGGCCATCCTTTGAGAACCCTCGAGCCTCGCAAGCTATGCCGCAGCTTGGTAGGCCATGACCTGCTCTTGCCCTCCCGCAGAAGCACCAACTCGACTCCTCTACGTTTCCCACAAGGATTGCAACCAGCAAACTTCTCAACAAGATACCTGGTTGCGTACTGCGAGCCAAAGCGCTGTTTGTATACATAACGCATGGGCAAATGTTAGAATGACACAGATGCAGACGTACGTGGGAGATTTGTTGCTATTTATCTTATCATTTTATCAAAGGATACGGATGCAATCCAGGAACTGATAGAAAGCAAAAGAAAATGTTTTCCTTGAACTTACTAGCATGGGATTGTTTTGGCTGCCACGCTGACAGACAGTGCTCTTGCTCATGATAGCAACATAAAAGGGTGGTTTGAACTTAATCTTCTTAACTCTCTTTAACAATTTCATCCGCTGTGCTGGTGTTAGACAGACTCCGTTTGACAGCATGAAGAGACCCTCAGAAGCTCCCTCGGAATCCTCAGAGATTTTATGCTCTTCGCCTAGAAAAGTTTTCATATGAATCAGATATATATAATATGAAGCCAAGTGTGACACGTGCATCATAGCAGTGGGAACAGCTTAGTGTCGTGCTGACTTACCATCGGTGCGTGGTTTGTCCTTAACGGCGCCCATCTTAGCCCTTTTCCTTCCGTGATTTGAGCCAATGTCAGTTCTTCCACCAGCGTAATGATCAATGCTCACTTTGTGAAGGACATGGACTGTCACTATGAACGTTCTCTGCTTCACATTTGTGATTGGTTGAAAGAGGCAGATATCACCCTCTCTAATATGATTGTCATAGGCAAAGTTGTACAAAAAGAGGTTGCGCCGACCTGCATCAGATGTGCCGGATGGCCTGATGCGGAATGTGCATTTCCAATCCTTGTTCTTCCCAGGCAGCTGGAGTATGACAGTTGTATCTTCATATGGAAAGTGCTTGAGTGCATAATCCTTATGTATTGTCTAATTGAAAAAAGGACAAAATGTGATAGTGATTATGCTTGTTAAATCTGGTACCTGAAGTAGTAAAGAGTTAAGAAGCTATGACTGTCACAAAGGCATCGATAATGTTGATTTAGTAATGCATATGGATTTCGTTGCATATCGTTCAGAGTTTTGAGTTAGAACCAGAACATTGACTGACTTAAATAGTATCATAACACGATAATGTGTGTAGCTCAGACGGTGAGCGTTTTTCATACAAAATGCAGATGGCAAAACTTACGTACCAGAGTAGCATGCTGTTTCACGTTTGACTTCTTCATCTGTACAACTAGCACTGTGAATTTAGGTTCAATTTTCTCCATAAGCGCATCTATTTTCACCTTCTGTGCTTTTGTAAGATAGCACTGCGTTGATAAGACATAGTTACAGGAAAGCGTCTGTAGATTAGCTGACGCCACAGAATTGTCTACAAATAGACTGTCTTCTGCTGTAAAAATGTttcaacagtaagaaaacatgtgCTGGAGGGTAACTGAATAATCTGAGTACACAACTTAACCTGACAATTTCTCAGAAGAATAAGATCTTCCCTTCTGGCTTCCATCTGAATCACATGGATTACTCATCTTGGATACGCCCTGTAAAACCAATCATATATTATATCAGGTGAAATTTTTCAAAGGTGTTTGCATAACTAATTTGATACGCTGAAATTATTCAAGATCAGTATGATGCCCTCTTCGAAATGCAAAAGCAGAGATCATGCCGTTAGCGGTCCAAATGATGGCCTAAGACCTTTTGGTGGGATTTGATCATATGCCCCAATTTTGTTTGTAAGTTGATCTTAGGCCATTTTCCAATAGACTTTGTCAAACTTAAGAAAATTTGACTAACAACCAACCTAGAAATTCAATTAATTTGAAACGGAGAGAGCAAATGAAAATTATGCAGTTACTCAAAGCATGTATGTTGGATGTCTGCAAGTGACAGTTATGCAACTGGCAATTATGTGCCCCCTGGATATATGCAAAGTTGATACTTCAGGCATCTACATATGCACTGCTATACGATTCCTAATACATTCATTAGGTGTTTGTAAAAAAATCTATATAATTCCAGCATCTAATATCTACGCTATGCATCAGAGCTTGATTTTGACCGCATATATACACTTATAAACAATGCATCCTTGATTTGGGCAGCAGAATAAATTGGACAGTGCACAACTTGCTAGAGGTGAAGACTTTAGAGAACTGGGGGTACCTGCTCCCCGTCGCCTTCCTCTGCCTCTGTCTGCGGTGGCACTTCCCCTTCCCCCTCCGCTCCCTGCTGTCCCAGAAGTCGAACCATGTACATGGTGAGAAACTAGGCaaagtatttgaaaataattgaagtAATTGGAAATGGCATATAATAAAGAATGCAAAGAAAGGGGGGCAAGAAGATTCATGTCAAACTAAAGTGGGGTACTCTGTCCATGGAGGAAAAAGAACTATCATGAATATGGCATAGAAAGAGAACAAATCGACAATACAGTATTGAAGAAGAGAAGACGCATGACTAAATTTCAAGCAAAGAGTGGAACATGGCAGAAGATGGTTACCAACGTGTTGCCACTGTCGCCGCTGCTCCCACTGCCTGGAGAAATGCAATGAAGTCTTCTTTAACTTATTCTTACAAGCTACAACCGCCGTATTGAGAGGAAGACAAAGAAGAGCAAGAAGAGCCGCATACTAGCATCATTGTCGTTCCGGTAGTCCCTGCGGCACATGCTCCCGTCaaacaccttcacggtgagcatggcgtGGGCGTGGCGGCCGCCATAGCTTAAGACCAGGAAGTGCCCGAGCCGCAGATCATGAGCGCCGGCGAACTGCTCCCAGCCGCGCCCCAGGTAAATGTGGCCCTCGGCGTCGAACACAACTTCCACGTCCCACAAGCGATGCCGGCGCCCGGCCTCCCGCAACTTCACTTCAAAGGGCTCATGGCCATCGAACACCCTGGCGAACTTGCCTGGCAGCCTCTGCGACGAAGATTAAGCAGTGGTTGAAAGCAAGTGTTCAGGCGGCCAAACAGATCAAAGATCAATGCATAGAAATAGATTAGATTGTGCGAGTAGGATGTATTTCGGTACCAGTTTCTTCAACGAATTTGAGAGCAAGATCGTGAAGAACTCAAAAGCCATTAATGCCTTGGGAATACAAGAAGGTTTCCTGTGTTCATGGGAAATAAAACACTGATTAATAACCATAGAACAATCAGTTTCTGAAATTCCTATCATCTTATATCAATTCTGAAATTCAGCCgaaataaaaaagaaaggaaaacaacCGATAAGATAAAAAAAAAACAAATAGTGCTGCTGTATGCAGGTAGGGTAGAAGAAAAGAAATGACTAAATTGTAAACAGAGAGAGCAACTTGGCACAAGAAACTGTGCCAACCATAATTTTCGGATGCGTGAAATAATTTTCTGAAATCACTGATGGTTAAACACCATTGAACATTCAGTTTCTGAAATTCTATCACTGTATAACAAGACTGCTTTCTATATCCTGCCAGTTTCTGACAATCAGCAGAAATAAAAGGAAACCAAAAAAACcataaaactaaaaaacaaaaactgaTGCTCCATGCAGTTATAGAAGAGTAAATAAATTGCAAACCTGAAGAAGCTTGGCAGAAGAAGCTCACCGCGGTGCCGAAGGTTGGAGAGCTGTAGCAGAATGTATCAAGGGAATGGACCGAATGGTGGTTCGGTCTTAATCTGTGTACTTATGAAGGAGCGTCCAGGTCGAAAGTAGTATAGTCATTTAAGCGTGCATTCACCATCAAATTTAAGCGTGCATTGCATGTAGACTTCTTATATTCCCAACGCATTAATCTGAAGAGTCTCTCTCTTCTTCCCGAGATAGTAGTATTAATAACATTTCCATGTCATGGTCAACATTCTTAACTACCATGATTTATTTACCAATTTTTTTTTGGAGACAGTAAGAATTTTACATCAGAGCTTGAACTATTTGCAAGTAAAAATGGAAGTAAAAATTTCTGGTCTATGTTCTAAGTACATATTGCTACTTTTACATCAGAGCTTCAACCTGAAACTTCATGCCATAAACTCGGATCAAAAAGGATATTGCAGGCGTCTTCTAACCCATTtcggtttttttttcgaaaaaaggGATAAACCGCTGACCTCTGTATGTATCAATGCACGCCATTTATTCTAACCCATGTCAGATGAGTCTGGCACTCTGGCTCGAGTATGAAGCAAATTCAAAAGTAGTTCACTGTATATATAGCTTTGACTTGTTTCATTGCTGCCATGCCAACATATAAGAAGAAAAcgagtaaattgcacagaagtaccacaattggggcattggaagcagattggtaccaaatttggtaatttttacgtgtcagtaccaagatTGGGGCAAGACGTTGCAAAAGAGGCTAAAAGTGCGTTTTATACGTATTGACAGGGAATCTGACCAgttgggcccgcccgtcaggcgcCACGCTGGCCAGTGTGCGCGTGCCCGCGCGCTGACTCGGACGAGCCCGGGTCGAACCGTTTAGGGCGCGGCTGGTGCGGTCGAGCCACACCCCGCTCATTCCCCCCGCTCTGCTCTgcattcttcttccttctctctgcctcgccgccgcctgcggccgcccccgcCGGCCGCCACACGACGCTGCCGCAGCCATGGTTTTGGAAGACGAGAGCAGCGACGACAACTCAAGCCTCCCGTACATGCACTCCGAAACCTCCACCGATGGGCTCAACCAGGTTAGTTACTCcattggagctagggttagggttaggtttaggaaaatttggggatttttctGTGTAGGTGGTCTTTGGTGTGAGGATTTCGTTTGATTTGCTTTGTCCTCGTCCTCTGCACATGATGCTAACTTGGATTTTGCTTGGGCAGGTGCCTTTCTCTCTTGAGGACCCGGATTACAAGGGTCTTGAGCTAGATCTGATAGTGCTGTGCGAGAAGCATGGGAAGCCATCAGAGAGGCTTGTTGCATTTGAAGGAACAATGACTGGGAGAAGGTTCTTAGCATGTGCAGAGCCGGTATTTTTCTTGGCTTATTGATTATGCACAGGATATGTTCATTGGAAGTGACAGAGTCTTGTTTGCCAATTGTGATTCAGTTATGTGTATGGTAATTTTGTTAGTCATATATGCCATACTGTAGTGCTCATTGTAGGAATGGTGAATATTATGTTCAGTGGAGTGCATTTTGGCTAAATATAGGCTCAAGCATGCTCTGTTGTGTGCACATGAATGCTCTGTTGTGTGCACATGCTATTTATTTATACTTGTATGCAGTGTTGCTTAGTACTCACATTAGCCCCTCCATTAGCTGATGTGTTACTCTTAATAAGTAACTGTTGCTTACTGCTGACAGTAGGTACTGTCATTAGCTAGTTTGTTGCTGCAGGCTAATGTAGTATATTTAGCTAGGCTAATGTAGTCTGGTTTGATAACTCTTCATTCAGTGATGTCTATGTTCCATTTGTTAGTGATATATGGCAAAGTAGTTCACTGGTAGAGTGGTAGTGCACATTGTAGGATTCCATTATATTAACGGCCAATTCTAAGTTGGTTATTATGCTAAGTTGAATGGAGTGTTACTCTGCTAATTATATACTGATCACCCATTGTAGGATTACATTAAGTTATTTTACAATGTGCTCCTCTTGCTTAGCACATGGCTGTGCAAATTCAGTGTTGGTCAGTACCAACATTAGCTACTGCCATGAACTAACTGTTGCTTACTACTCATAGTAGTTGTATTGTACTAAATTTTGCCCTTGTTATTTTTCCGGGAAGGTCAGAATTGTGGGTTTGTTCAGTGGGTTGATGAGCAGTGGCCCCCAACAATGGAGAATGCATTGCTGAAGCTTTGGTCAATGGTTGAAGAGAGCAAGTCTGCTAGGGTGAATGATAATCTTCAAAGTGCTTTAACTATTCACCATTTGACAGAAGAAAAGAACAAGCTGGATGCAGACTATGACAAGTTAGTGAAAGATGTGCATAAACTTGTGGACTTTCAGCAGGATAGGGTTGTGGATTTAAGTTATCTGCAGTCCGCTGTCACATATCAACACCAATGCAGAGCTGAATTGGTGGCTGGTATGAATGCAGAAATGGCAAAGAAAGATGCAGCTATAGAGAAGCTTCAACAGAAGTATGAACTCCTATGCAACCTGACAAGTGCTCAAGCAACTGTCATCCAAAACctgaagttgaagaatatgaaagagAAGGAATTGATGAGTGAGGCTAGGATGAATTTGGAGTTGAAGAATGCAGAGTTCACAAAGTTTgaggagaagctcacccaagagaagCTAGAGTTGAAGTTCCAGGTTGTTGATCTGCTGAAGCTCAAGGAAAACCATAATGACGAGAAGCAGATGCAAGAGTTTAAGATTACTGAGCTCatgaaggcagaggagaagctgaaggcgaAGATCAAGGGGATCCAGGCCATCTTGCAGAACTGAACAAGATGAATTGAGATTAGTGGGCATTGCAGACCTTTTGGGAAGGATGGCTGTGCAATGACCTAGTAACTTGGAATTATGGTTGTGTAATGTATGGTTCTAGTACTAATTGTGAACTCTGGCCGTTTATGTACCTAGTAGCtatgctattcatccttttgtgagaaaaggatggATTGTGCATTTGAACTCCACTATGTAATGTGAACAATGGTTGTGTATTCCTATAATGTGTTGGACTCCAGTTAGTATCGTTTGCTTTCATGTTAGACTGAAATGATGACATAGTGATGCTTATGTTAGACTCAAAATGATGACATACTGATGCTTATGTTATACTGATGGTTAAATGCTTAAATGCATTTGCAAAAGGAATAGTTACATATGTTAGAGTGATGCTTAAATGCTTAGATGCTTTGCAAAAGGAATAGTTTGTTATGTTACAGTgatgctttaggtggttccgtcgaccccgagccaccctagaccaaagtcgatggctttaggtggttccatCGACTCCGAGTcaccaaaacccaaaatgatggctttaggtggttccgtcgaccccgagccaccctagaccaaagttgatggctttaggtggttccgtcgaccccgagccaccctagaccaaagttgatggctttaggtggttccgtctgttggaaatatgccctagaggcaataataaaatggttattattacatttccttgttcatgataattgtctattgttcatgctataattgtgttatctggaaatcgtaatacatgtgtgaatacatagaccacaacatgtccctagtgagcctctagttgactagctcgttgatcaacagatagtcatggtttcctgactatggacattggatgtcattgataacgggatcacatcattaggagaatgatgtgatgggcaagacccaatcctaagcatagcacaagatcgtgtagttcgtttgctagagcttttccaaatgtcaagtatcatttccttaggccatgagattgtgcaactcccggataccataggagtgctttgggtgtgccaatgACAGAATCctgatgacgcggtcattgacagaatccttcagtcgcttccaccgagctacaagagctttgtgatgaacttcaatatgcaggggatggagaagaccattcctgaggtattttcaatgctaaaatcagcggaggtggagataaaaaaggaacatcaagtgttgatggtgaataaaaccactaagttcaagaaaggcaagggtaagaagaacttcaagaaggacggcaagggagttgccgcgcccggtaagccagttgccgggaagaagccaaagaatggacccaagcctgaggctgagtgcttttattgcaagggaagtggtcactggtagcggaactgccccaagtacttggcggacaagaaggccggcaacaccaaaggtatatgtgatatacatgttattgatgtgtaccttaccggcactcgtagtagctcctgggtatttgataccggtgcggttgctcatatttgtaactcaaagcaggagctgcggaataaatggagactggcaaaggacgaggtgacaatgcgcgtcgggaatggttccaaggtcgatgtgatcgccgtcggcacgctacctctacatttacctacgggattagttttaaacctcgataattgttatttagtgccagctttgagcatgaacattgtatcaggatctcgtttaattcgagatggctactcatttaaatccgagaataatggttgttctatttatatgagagatatgttttatggtcatgccccgctggttaatggtttattcttaatgaatcttgaacgtagtgttacacatattcatagtgtgaataccaaaagatgtaaggttgataatgatagtcccacatacttgtggcactgccgtcttggacacattggtgtcaaacgcatgaagaagctccatgcagatggacttttggaatttcttgattacgaatcatttgacacgtgcgaaccatgcctcatgggtaagatgaccaagactccgttctccggaacaatggagcgagcaaccaacttattggaaatcatacatactgatgtgtgcggtccaatgagtgttgaggctcgtggtggctatcgttatgttctcactctcactgatgacttgagtagatatgggtatgtctacctaatgaaacacaagtctgagacctttgaaaagttcaaggaatttcagagtgaggttgagaatcaacgtgacaggaaaataaagttcttacgatcaaatcgtggaggggaatatttgagtcacgaatttggcacacacttaaggaaatgtggaatagtttcacaactcacgccgcctggaacacctcagcgaaatggtgtgtccgaacgtcgtaatcgcactctattggatatggtgcgatctatgatgtctcttaccgatctaccgctctcattttggggctatgctttagagactgccgcattcactttaaatagggctccgtcgaaatccgttgagacgacaccgcatgaattatggtttgggaagaaacctaagctgtcgtttctaaaagtttggggatgcgatgcttacgtcaagaaacttcaacctgaaaagctcgaacccaagtcggagaaatgcgtcttcataggataccctaaggaaaccattgggtataccttctacctcagatccgaaggcaagatctttgttgctaagaacggatcctttctggagaaagagtttctctcgaaagaagtaagtgggaggaaggtagagcttgatgaagtactgcctcttgaagcggaaagtagcgcagcttaggaaaatgttcctgtggtgcatgcaccgactagagaggaagttaatgatgatgatgatcaaggtacttcggatcaagctcctactgaacttcgtaggtccacaaggacacgttccgcgccagagtggtacggcaaccctgtcttggaaatcatgttgttagacaacggtgaaccttcgaactatgaagaagcaatggcgggcccagattccgacaaatggctagaagccatgaaatccgagataggatccatgtatgaaaacgaagtatggactttgactgacttgcccgatgatcggcgagccatagaaaataaatggatctttaagaagaagacagacgcggatggtaatgtgaccatctataaggctcgacttgtcgctaagggttatcgacaagttcaaggggttgactacgatgagactttctcacccgtagcgaagctgaagtccgtccgaatcatgttagcaattaccgcattctatgattatgagacatggcaaatggacgtcaaaacgacattccttaacggctttcttaaggaagaattgtatatgatgcagccggaaggttttgtcgatcctaagaaagctaacaaggtatgcaagctccagcgctccatctatgggctggtgcaagcatctcggagttggaacattcgatttgatgagatgatcaaagcgtttgggtttacacagacttatggagaagcctgtgtttataagaaagtgagtgggagctctgtagcatttctcatattatatgtggatgacatactgttgatgggaaatgatatagaattcttgggaagcataaaggcctacttgaacaagtgtttttcaatgaaggaccttggagaagctgcttatatattaggcatcaagatctatagagatagatcaagacgcctcattggtctttcacaaagtacgtaccttgacaagatattgaagaagttcaatatggatcagtccaagaaggggttcttacctgtattgcaaggtgtgcaattgagcacggctcaatgcccgaccacggcagaagatagagaaaagatgagtgtcgtcccctatgcctcggccatagggtctattatgtatgccatgttgtgtaccagacctgatgtaaaccttgccgtgagtttggtaggaagataccaaagtaatcccggcatggaacacttgacaacggtcaagaatatcctgaagtacctgaagaggactaaggatatgtttctcgtttatggaggtgacgaagagctcgtcgtaaagggttacgtcgatgctagctttgacacagatctagatgactctaagtcacaaaccggatacgtgtatattttgaatggtcgggcagtaagctggtgcagttgcaagcaaagcgttgtggcgggatctacatgtcaagcggaatacatggcggcctcagaggcagcacaagaagcaatctggatgaaggagttcattaccgacctaggagttattcccaatgcgtcgggcccgatgacactcttctgtgacaacactggagctattgcccttgccaaggagcccaggtttcacaggaagaccaggcatatcaagcgtcgcttcaactccattcgtgaaaatgtttaaaatggagacatagatatttgtaaagtacatacggacctgaatgtagcagatccgttgactaaacctctccctagagcaaaacatgatcaacaccagaactctatgggtgttcgattcatcacaatgtaactagattattgactctagtgcaagtgggagactgttggaaatatgccctagaggcaataataaaatggttattattatatttccttgttcatgataattgtctattgttcatgctataattgtgttatccggaaatcgtaatacatgtgtgaatacatagaccacaacatgtccctagtgagcctctagttgactagctcgttgatcaacagatagtcatggtttcctgactatggacattggatgtcattgataacgggatcacatcattaggagaatgatgtgatggacaagacccaatcctaagcatagcacaagatcgtgtagttcgtttgctagagcttttccaaatgtcaagtatcatttccttagaccatgagattgtgcaactcccggataccataggagtgctttgggtgtgccaaacgtcacaacgcaactgggtggctataaaggtgcactacgggtatctccgaaagtgtctgttgggttgacacgaatcgagactgggatttgtcactccgtatgacggagaggtatctctaggcccactcggtaatgcatcatcataatgagctcaatgtgaccaagtgtttggtcgcgggatcatgcgttacggtacgagtaa
Coding sequences within:
- the LOC123075605 gene encoding B3 domain-containing protein Os03g0620400-like, yielding MAFEFFTILLSNSLKKLRLPGKFARVFDGHEPFEVKLREAGRRHRLWDVEVVFDAEGHIYLGRGWEQFAGAHDLRLGHFLVLSYGGRHAHAMLTVKVFDGSMCRRDYRNDNDASSGSSGDSGNTLFLTMYMVRLLGQQGAEGEGEVPPQTEAEEGDGEQGVSKMSNPCDSDGSQKGRSYSSEKLSAEDSLFVDNSVASANLQTLSCNYVLSTQCYLTKAQKVKIDALMEKIEPKFTVLVVQMKKSNVKQHATLTIHKDYALKHFPYEDTTVILQLPGKNKDWKCTFRIRPSGTSDAGRRNLFLYNFAYDNHIREGDICLFQPITNVKQRTFIVTVHVLHKVSIDHYAGGRTDIGSNHGRKRAKMGAVKDKPRTDGEEHKISEDSEGASEGLFMLSNGVCLTPAQRMKLLKRVKKIKFKPPFYVAIMSKSTVCQRGSQNNPMLRFGSQYATRYLVEKFAGCNPCGKRRGVELVLLREGKSRSWPTKLRHSLRGSRVLKGWPSFARDNHLREGDLCLFKLLKSEELLTMMVYIVRR